Proteins from a single region of Megalopta genalis isolate 19385.01 chromosome 3, iyMegGena1_principal, whole genome shotgun sequence:
- the LOC143259011 gene encoding uncharacterized protein LOC143259011 isoform X2, with amino-acid sequence MAVTSGAMYNTRAVVPSFMSSNSYYGYVPTFKKENQLNPVLEHEEVSGTPVHSHRTFDTAMEIDEDGYDYSVASCYLNNDSVILEASAQCRLKASDQQQQREGQAAHNYADTLRRRNRKRSNSDHYPADDPKKFREGSGNHHIHRGTRNTKDCGLAKVSYESELLRVTTSVDKRMEQVAVRNKSCCLAAGGT; translated from the exons ATGGCGGTAACTAGTGGTGCTATGTATAACACGAGAGCAGTCGTTCCATCGTTCATGTCGTCAAATTCATATTACGGTTACGTGCCGACTTTTAAAAAAGAGAATCAACTGAATCCTGTATTAGAACACGAGGAAGTTAGTGGAACGCCGGTACACAGTCATCGTACTTTTGATACAGCTATGGAAATTGACGAAGACGGATATGATTATTCGGTGGCATCCTGCTATTTGAATAACGATTCCGTCATTCTAGAAGCATCAGCACAATGTCGATTGAAGGCTAGCGATCAGCAACAGCAACGCGAGGGACAGGCGGCACACAACTACGCGGATACGCTCCGACGGAGAAACCGGAAGCGAAGCAACAGTGATCACTATCCTGCCGACGATCCAAAAAAATTTCGCGAAG GCAGTGGTAACCACCACATACACCGTGGTACAAGAAATACAAAGGACTGTGGACTGGCAAAGGTGTCTTATGAGTCGGAACTATTGCGTGTAACTACCAGTGTTGACAAACGCATGGAACAAGTTGCTGTAAGAAACAAGAGCTGCTGTTTGGCAGCAG
- the LOC143259011 gene encoding uncharacterized protein LOC143259011 isoform X1, producing MAVTSGAMYNTRAVVPSFMSSNSYYGYVPTFKKENQLNPVLEHEEVSGTPVHSHRTFDTAMEIDEDGYDYSVASCYLNNDSVILEASAQCRLKASDQQQQREGQAAHNYADTLRRRNRKRSNSDHYPADDPKKFREGSGNHHIHRGTRNTKDCGLAKVSYESELLRVTTSVDKRMEQVAVRNKSCCLAAGNHNLLSNTEHLLSSNKFKSCENNAEYETVLFETHGCSIYHFQRLQMLDNDCTETEF from the exons ATGGCGGTAACTAGTGGTGCTATGTATAACACGAGAGCAGTCGTTCCATCGTTCATGTCGTCAAATTCATATTACGGTTACGTGCCGACTTTTAAAAAAGAGAATCAACTGAATCCTGTATTAGAACACGAGGAAGTTAGTGGAACGCCGGTACACAGTCATCGTACTTTTGATACAGCTATGGAAATTGACGAAGACGGATATGATTATTCGGTGGCATCCTGCTATTTGAATAACGATTCCGTCATTCTAGAAGCATCAGCACAATGTCGATTGAAGGCTAGCGATCAGCAACAGCAACGCGAGGGACAGGCGGCACACAACTACGCGGATACGCTCCGACGGAGAAACCGGAAGCGAAGCAACAGTGATCACTATCCTGCCGACGATCCAAAAAAATTTCGCGAAG GCAGTGGTAACCACCACATACACCGTGGTACAAGAAATACAAAGGACTGTGGACTGGCAAAGGTGTCTTATGAGTCGGAACTATTGCGTGTAACTACCAGTGTTGACAAACGCATGGAACAAGTTGCTGTAAGAAACAAGAGCTGCTGTTTGGCAGCAGGTAATCATAATCTCTTAAGTAATACAGAACATTTATTGTCAAGCAATAAATTTAAATCGTGTGAAAACAATGCTGAGTATGAAACAGTTTTGTTTGAAACACATGGGTGCTCTATTTATCATTTTCAACGATTACAAATGCTTGATAATGATTGCACAGAAacagaattttaa